The sequence GATACAGATTTCTGCAGAGttgtcaaaattacagatttcagatTGGTGTCCTTGTATCCCCTAACATTCTGCAAGTCAAGATGGGGCTTTGCAACTTCTTCAACTTTCTTCATAAATAGATAAAAGCTATCATCTACCTGAAACAAGCCACCCCTATTCAAAAGTTCAACCCACTTCTTAGTataatttaaaaatgaaatactgGTGTCATTGCCAGCATTTGTTCGCAGTGTTTCTAAAAATGCCAGACATGCCTGAGCGGACTTGTTACCTTGATGTCTTCTGTAAAAACATATCAATTTGTGTGGAATGAAACCTGATACATACCTCAAAACTTGCTCCTCATCCTTACTGAGGCCATCTACCTTACCATTATCTAGTGTTGTACAATTAATGCCATTACATTTGGCCTGCAATAATAACTTCATAAGTTGAGTCAATAGAAATTGCACAAGAAAAGTTACTGTTCTAGAGGAAATCgaaatttcattacatgacaaaAATGCCAGAAATTCATTCTCAATTTCATCATCCAATCGTATACCATGAAAAGCTGAACACATGTTTTCCAGAGACTGGGGAGATATCTCATCAAAACTAATGCTTTGCCAAACACGCTCAATCAAAAAACTCGAAAGTTCTTTGCTACCATTTGAAGATGTCAGCATTTTCAGAACTGGCTCCATCTCTTTTGCCCTCTGACGGTTTAATCTCAGTTTTGGACTTCGGATGATCTCCTCTGTAGCAGTTTTCATAAGCTTTTCACTGGATGACAGTGCATCTTCTAAGGTATAGCTTGAGGTACACttcactgaaaaaaatggaACCATAAACATGAGATTTTCAGATGTAATCAACAGAAACACACAACAGGCATCAACTCAAAAACATAGTGCCCGCAAAGTATATCTTTTGACTCATGACTCATTAACATTCTGTGTCGCAAGGTAATTTACAGTGAGTAGGAAATTATACTTCGAGACTCAAGAAaattagcaaatttcaaaggcTTAAAGGTTTCTGCAATCTTGATAGTCAGATGGCAAACTGCCCAAAAACCAGTATTATGGTTATTACTTGTATTACTATTGTCACCCAATGGCAATATACCGCAAATGTTGTACGACCTGGTGGAACGATGTTTTGGGGGACAAAAGCTGAAACCATTGAGGTAGGAAAGAGTACTACCTCAATACTGAAACAAATAGGGTTGAGTTAATTACATATTACTAGTACCACACTGCATTTCAACAGAGCATGAAAGTAGAAACAGACATGAAACAAAACTGAAATACCTTTTATCGATTTCCTTGTCTTGGGTGTTTTCCCAGAgtcttcattttcaaaacttttctcaGTTCCCATATCTTGATTAACTTCTTTTCCTGAAGTTGAGAATTATTAGTTTGAATGGTgagaatctctctctctctctctctctctctctctctctctctcttctatatatatatatatatatatatatatatatataatattatattatatatatatattatatatattatatatataatacccACGTACACAATCAAAACAGTCAACAAGGTGAAATTGCCTGGTCCTTGGAGGTAGATTGATTGGTACCGATTGATTCATGGAGATAGCAGGgattcaaaataaatttgcGCCCTAATATTCCTAATAGCTTTAATGACACCACTTTATAGGCACCGCAAATCCGTTTCGCTTATCAGTTTCCTGCCTTGACTAAAGAAACATTATTTGGAGGAAGAAAGACAAATGTGCCTACCAGAACATTTCGGACATATCCACGATCCATCTGGGATGCTCTCAGCTGTCAAGCCAACACAACCGTAATGAAACCATTCCACCGTGCATTTAGGGCTGTCGCAGGCAATCATGGTACTTGTTTCCACTCCGTTACAAATGCAAAATACTTCTGTTGAATTCGGAGTAATCTTGCCTTCCATCTCTGGTAAATCTTCCCATACTGAAGGAAAATCGCCAATTATGTCGTCAATGCAGCTGTCGTTGCCGGAGAACGCCATGTTGAATGAGACGCGTCGCTGACAAAAGCGGACTTGCCTACGCATGCGCATGCCGTAACCGATCATGTCCGTAGATTATCGAGAGTACCCGAACACCGTAACTGTATGTAAAGAGATTACAGCGCTCAGAACAAACGCCACCACTGACATGCGTCAAAAGGAACAATAGGCATTGGGGCTcctctcctactacctccatgatcagatcttctccttttcttcatgctctgactgatcgtagtaaataaaaataaatgactttatagcctaacctagcctcttgactctttatttattttac comes from Ptychodera flava strain L36383 chromosome 8, AS_Pfla_20210202, whole genome shotgun sequence and encodes:
- the LOC139138776 gene encoding uncharacterized protein, which produces MIGYGMRMRRQVRFCQRRVSFNMAFSGNDSCIDDIIGDFPSVWEDLPEMEGKITPNSTEVFCICNGVETSTMIACDSPKCTVEWFHYGCVGLTAESIPDGSWICPKCSGKEVNQDMGTEKSFENEDSGKTPKTRKSIKVKCTSSYTLEDALSSSEKLMKTATEEIIRSPKLRLNRQRAKEMEPVLKMLTSSNGSKELSSFLIERVWQSISFDEISPQSLENMCSAFHGIRLDDEIENEFLAFLSCNEISISSRTVTFLVQFLLTQLMKLLLQAKCNGINCTTLDNGKVDGLSKDEEQVLRYVSGFIPHKLICFYRRHQGNKSAQACLAFLETLRTNAGNDTSISFLNYTKKWVELLNRGGLFQVDDSFYLFMKKVEEVAKPHLDLQNVRGYKDTNLKSVILTTLQKSVSVINGWHVLSQGFNHTLSQSLFIRVLECYVDIRCQSYASIYMYLRKKKDEKLSRKGEKSFKEKVMLMMFPL